The genome window tttatgaaatttattttaaacattatttcaAATTCTAGGTTGACTACTAGTGAATCGATTATCTATGTGCCCAGTTCATTGGATTGGATTACAGGCGTTTGGGGTTTTCTTCTCAGCACAGTTGCCGGCTGCACACGCATTATATCTAACAAGTCTTTTAACCCGGAGCATTTTGTGAATCTGGTTCAGAATTACCAGATCAACTATGTTATCTTGCCGCCCAGACATTTGGCCGCCTTAATCACTTGTCCTGTTGCTACCCCAGAGGCTCTTGCTTCTATTCGAATGCTCAGCTATGGTGGCGGTTTAGTGAGCTTAACAACTCTTAAAAAAACTCAGGAGATATGCAAGAATGCCGTCTTCAATTCAGCTTATGCAATGACCGAAGTGGGAGCCATAACGGGTAACGTTGGAATTACAAACAATACAGCAGCCGGAAGACTTTTGCCGGGTATTCAAATTCGAATCGTAGATGAGGATGGCAAGAGACTTGGCCACGATCAGGTTGGTGAGATCTTCGTGCACATTGGACAGACCTGGAACGGTTATTATGACAATCCGAAGGAAACGGAGCGCATGCAGGACTCTGAGGGTTGGTTCCACACTGGCGACTTGGGATACTTTGATGACAAGAACTTCCTCTACATTGTGGATCGCAAGAAGGAAGTCATGAAGTACCAAGGTCTACACTACTCTCCCACAGAAATAGAGAATGTGATTTTAAACCTACCAGAGGTGCAGGACGTGTGTGTGGTGGGCATCTATGATGAAAGACAAGGAGATGCTGCAGGTGCTTTGGTGGTGAAGCGAAAGGGATGTGACATAAGTGAAAAGGCGATCATTGATCATGTGGCCAAGAGGTTGAATGGTCTGCAGAAGCAACTAAATGCTGGAGTTCGCTTTACTGATAAGCTGCCGACCAATTTTAATGGCAAGATACCAAGAAAAGCAGCACGTGATGAATTTGtttccaaaaattaaaaacagatATTGGCTAATCGTAATTTAAGAACTGCTAAATTAGATTAGGAAATAAACATACTTATATGTGACcttaaaattttatgaagctaatttttgttttgatattcATACCAGAGATAGAGCCATGATTTTGGACAGCACTTTTTATACCggttacccatagggtagaagggtattatgtCTTTGTGCCacatagatctcagagactttaagagatagagatataattttcgATAGTTCTTGTTAGGTTTACAAGAtcaagttaatttaaaatttttaccacgcctacttccgcttcggaaaatcaacaaaaatctaaCTATAGTCTTAATGGTtgctgatttggttgcgatcgcAAAATTGTtcaagttattcaagaaattcttttgcacgggtctcagttgctttggctgacaatctggtatacttTGCGCTCTATGGTATACTTCAAATCTTGtactatatgaatataccaaatatagcctttggtatatttgtattatttttcggtatattaatttggcatatatGACGTATAATGctgattttttttgcttttatttgaaATGGGTAGGGTCGAGCACCCTTAACTTTAAGAATCcgataaaattcttaaaataattcCCCACAAAATCGGCTCTTGCAGTCGGGTTTTGGTTGAATATacatagtactatatcgatataccaattataaccttcggtatattttagaatgtttgggtattaatttggtatatttgaagaacaATACCGTAACTtacaatcgagcacactctactatatatttcttacttgatttaaatagaacaaaaatttgtaaacaaaaagaTTCCCATAGTTATCTGAAAAGGttaaaagaaatttgtattatgtGAATTATAGTTGATCTCAAAATAGCATAATTAtaactattttaatataaagtattttaagtGACGTATTTGAGTCTTATTTTCtgataatcaaataaatatttaataaacaaactgactatttgttttaagatttataaattcataattttaccCACACTCttgtatttaaatgaaataattgatTATGAACCtgtcaatattaatattcaacaagttagaaagctacagtcgactGTCGAGGAAAAGAGGGTAAAAGCCATTTTATtggtaaaaatttgtatattaagaTATCTattgaatactaaaatattctaaGAGGTACATTTCATAAAtcgatataatactacattaaaaatatactatagagtacaaaatatatcatactatccgtatgaacacctggattttttgtataataactGTTATTAATGCTATCTGATCTAAtttcttttagattttttcACGCCTGCAGGTGCTAAAACCACTTGGTAatcagaaatattttgtacttgTAAATGCGTGTGGATGTAACTCCGTGCAGACGTTTACTTCTTCTCAAATAAGCTTGTAAACTCACATACCATCATATAAAATCACATGCTGCATTTGATGTCTGAATAAAGATGCACCTACATATCTCTTTGGTCGATGGTTCGAAATTACAGGTGgtgtatattttgcaaatggCTCGCTGGGTATTTACAtatcatataattttttcatatttattattggtaGAAATCTAATCTATGGATATTCATAAAGTCAACTagatagtattttttaataaagaatGATGACCTACACGATACTCTGCAATGCACGTTAAATTATTACTATTAGGGTACATATAATAAGTAATTTTTATGTCTATATGTAACTTATTTAGATATCCATGACGCATAAgaagaaattttccttttggtattttatctttttaatatttgtcaAGGGCTATTCAAATGATAactaatataaattatttaactaatACTTCAGCGCGTAGGGTATCTTATATTCCCATTGGACTAGACAGttgattatatttaaaataatgacTAACCGAATGTAGAGTAAAGATTTAAGTAGAATGATAAGCTGCACCAGATGTTAGCCTTTTAgtgaatgaatttaaattaagataaCATAAAAATcccatttataaataaaaaatagaaataggcTGGATATATGATAAATTGTAGTGACCACTTTAGCTATAAATACGCAAGACTCAGAGGTAAATATATCATAAACAATTCAATCTTGTCATAGTAAGAAGTGAGTAGTCTACATTCTAAAATGGCAGCATTTCCCACCACCTACAATAAGGATAATAATACCTGGAGTGGTATGCAACGTTCTTTAATGTACAACCAAGACATGTCCGTCGGTAGAATTATATTCAATATCATGAGGAACTGGCCCAAAAATGTGTGTCAGGTGAGTAAAATATCTATTAAGAATTTAGAGCTTGCGATACAATAATCCTTAACTATAGATTAATGATGAAGATGGTACAACCTTAACTAATGGTCAAGCCATTACTTGGGCCATTAGAATTGCACAACACTTGAAGAATAAAGGACTCAATAGCCAGGATGTGATTGGAATATTGGGGACAAATTCCACTTATCTTATGCCTTTGGGTGTCGCGTGTCTAATGAACACTACAAAGTTTCATGCTGTGAATCCAATTGCAGATAAAGGTAATATTAATCATTAATACTTCTTCCCGCTTATATATTAAAGGATCTCAATTTATAGATACTATACAATATGCATTTGGAATAACCAAACCAAAGCTAATCTTCTGTGATGGACTCCACTATGAAAAAGTCCGTTCTGCAACTCAAGAATGGAATCCAGAAATAATTACATTAACCGGGAACATTAAGGATGTGCCCAATATTGAATCTTTGCTAGAGCCCACAACCACAGAAAAGTTCTATCAGTGAGTAAAAGGAATAGAAGGTAGATGTAAGTTCCttatataattgttatataatttgtagGCCTGAATCTATCGATAATGGAGATCAAACCGTGGCGATTCTTTGCTCCTCTGGCACAACAGGATTACCAAAAGCTGTCTGCATTTCAAATAGTAATCTCATAATGATTGATATGTAAGCTAACCAGTCTCTTAGTATCGCAATGTTctaaatcatttatttaaattccagGTTGACTACCAGTGAATCGATTATCTATTTGCCCAGTTCATTAGATTGGGTTACAGGTGTCTGGGGTTTTCTTCTTAGCACAGTCGCTGGCTGCACACGCATCATATCGAACAAGTCTTTTAGTCCCGAACACTTTGTAAATCTGGTTAAGACATACCAGATCAACTATGTTATCTTGCCGCCAAGACATCTAGCCGCCTTGATCACTTGTGCTGATACAACCCCGGAGGCTCTTTCGTCTATAAAAATGCTCAGCTATGGTGGCGGGTTAGTGAGCTTAACAACGCTGAAGAGAACGCAGGAAATCTGTAAGAACGCCGTGTTCAATTCAGCCTACGCCATGACCGAAGTTGGAGTCATAACGGGTAATGTGGGGATTATAAATAGCACAGCAGCTGGTAGACTTATGCCGGGTATTCAAATCCGCATCATCGATGAAGATGGCAAGAGACTTAAGCACAATCAGGTTGGTGAGATCTTCGTGCACACTGGACAAACCTGGAATGGTTACTACGACAATCCGGTGGAAACGGAGCGCATGCAGGACTCTGAAGGTTGGTTCCACACTGGCGACTTGGGATACTTTGATGACAAGAACTTCCTCTACATTGTGGATCGCAAGAAGGAGGTCTTGAAGTACCAAGGTCTACACTATTGGCCCACAGAAATAGAGAATGTGATTTTAAACTTACCGGAGGTGCAGGACGTGTGTGTGGTAGGCATCTACGATGAAAGACAAGGAGATGCTGCAGGTGCTTTGGTTGTGAAGCGAAAGGGATGTGAGATAAGTGAAAAGGCGATCATTGATCATGTCGCCAAAAAAGTTGAATGGTCTGCAGAAACAACTATATGCTGGAGTTCGCTTTACGGATAAACTGCCCTCCAACCACAACGGTAAAATTCTAAGGAAAGCAGCACGTGATGAATTTGtttccaaaaaataaaagcagatATTGGCTAATCGTAATTTAAGAACTGCTAAATTagattaagaaataaatataaatatatgcgaCCTTAAAGTTTTATGAagaaaatttttgttttgatactTATATCAGAGATAGAGccataattttcgacagcactttttataccctctacccattgcatagaaaagtatttaaattttgagctacaggaaatgtatgttgTGTGCAAAGGAGGAATAGCTGACCCCATAAGGTATAATCAGCGTCAAATGCCTAGATGATATAGCTaagtccgtctgtgtgtctgtccgtatagacacttagatctcagagactataagagatagtgCCATAATTAATATTggtataccaattatagcctttttttatacccgctacccatagggtagaagggtattataactttgtgccgacaggaaatgtatgtaacaggtagaaggagacatctccgaccctataaagtatatatattcttgatcagcgtcaacagccgagacgatctagccatgtccgtctgtgtgtctgtccgtctgtccgtccgtccgtatgaacacctagatctcagagactataagagataaagctataattttttttcgacagcatttgttatgtttgcacgcagatcaagtttgtttcaaatttttgccacgcccacttccgtcccagcaaatcaaaaaaatcgaataacaagcgtaattttaaagctagagttggtatatataataataactacagtagttatgattcctgaaaatttggttgcgatcagataaaaattgtcgaagttattaaagaaatacttttgtatgggcgaaaacgcctacttactaggggtcttagttgcttggctgacaatctggtatattgtgccgtctatggtatattttcaatgcggtactatatcggtATACCACATATcccatttggtatatttttagtatttttgcagtatatttggtatattttgagaataataccgcaaaatatattgctttttttcaaaatgggtagcgggtatctcacagtcgagtacactcgactgtagctttcttacttgtttaaattcTGTggttattaatttggtatttttgaagaacaataccgcaatgttttgcttttattgacaATCTGTAACGAGTATCTTACAATCGAGCAGActctattatatatttcttactTGGTTTTAAATAGAACAAAAATTTTTAACCAAAAAGATTCCCATAGTTGTTTGAAAAGGTTGaaagaaatttgtattatgtGAATTATAGTTGACCTCAAAATAGCATAATTATAACTATTTTAATATGACGTATTTTAATTGACGTATTTGAGTGTTTCAAAAGTTATTCACACATTGTAGATATAGAGTCTTATTTTCTGATAATCTAATAAATATGTAGGTAATAAAAAAGTTATGGAAAAATACCAATTTGGTATTTCCCGACGCAAAAGATTCTTGACAACCGTAAGCTACACTAAAAGTGTTTCGCTCGCTCTATTTTGAAttactctttctctttttgactaaaaaaataaaacaagaataTAAGACTTAACAAACACACgagttattatttaattgtaatatatcAGGGAGGCCTTTTTACAACACAAACTGAGTTAAGCATGTTGAtaaacatatttgttttttctgaAACTGTGTTTTAAgatttataaattcatatttgtacCTACTCTCTTctatttatatgaaataattgATTACGTCCTGTCAATATTGATATtcaacaagttagaaagctacagtcaagtgtcgAGCAAAAGAGGGTGAAAGACATTTTATTGGTAAAAACTTGTATATTAAGATATTTActgaatactaaaatatactaaatattataaatcGATATAATGCTACATTCACAATATACtttagagtacaaaatattatatatcatattgtccgtatgaacatctgtttttttttaatagcaactgttattgttgcaatCAGTTCTaatttgttttagatttttttcaCGCCTACAGGTGCTAAAACCACTGTAATTCTTTTCAATTATGTTTGTAAACTCGCATACCATCATTTAAAATCACATCCTGCATTGGATGCCTGAATAAAGATGCacctatatacatacatatgtttatcTCTTTGGTCGATGGTTCGAAATTACAGGTGGGGTATATTTCACAAATGGCTCGCAGGGTATTTACATATCATATCaattttccatatttaatatatgagTAATCATTGTAAAAGAAAACAGTGCTTTCCAAATATAAATCTAATCTATGGATATTCATAATATCAGCAtgaaagtattttttagtaaaGAATGACGACCTACTTCACCTACTCTGCAATTCGCGTTTAAGTATTGAGAGTTTAGGGTATAGATAATAAGAAATCTTTATTTCTATATCTTTATTTCTATGCCAAAGAACAATTTCCTTCTTTGGTGTTTTATCTTGTTAACATTTGTCAAGGGCTATACAAAtgataattaatatattatttaactaATAGTTAATGGCATAGGGTATCTTGTAGGCATTTCCATTGGACTAGACACttgattatatttaaaatagtgaCGAACCGAATGTAGAGTAAGTAGAGTGATAAGCTGCACCCAATGTTAGCCATTTGgtgaatgaatttaaattaagataagaacaaaaaatcccatttataaatagaaaataaaaataggttGGATATATGATAAATTTTAGTGACCACTTTCACTATAAATACGCAAGACTCAGAgttaaatatatcataaacAATTCAATCTTGACATAGTAAGAAGTGAGTAGTCTACACTCTAAAATGGCAGCATTTCCCACCACCTACAATAAGGATAATAATACCTGGAGTGGTATGCAACGTTCTTTGATGTACAACCAAGACATGTCCGTCGGTAGAATTATATTCAATATCATGAGGAACTGGCCCAAAAATGTGTGTCAGGTGAGTAGAATATTTATAAGGAATTTAGAGCTTGCGATACAATAATCCTAAACTATAGATCAATGATGAAGATGGTATAACCTTAACTAATGGTCAAGCCATTACTTGGGCCATTAGAATTGCACAACACTTGAAGAATAAAGGACTGAATAGCCAGGATGTGATTGGAATATTGGGGACAAATTCCACTTATCTTATGCCCTTGGGTGTCGCCTGTCTAATGAACAGTACAAAGTTTCATGCTGTGAATCCAATTGCAGATAAAGGTAAGATTAATCATTAATACTTCTTCCCgcttatattatatataaaaggGTCTCAATTTATAGATACTATACAATATGCATTCGGAATAACCAAACCGAAGCTAATCTTTTGTGATGGACTCCACTATGAAAAAATCCGTTCTGCAACTCAAGGATGGAATCCAGAGATTATTACAATAACCGGGACCATTAAGGATGTTCCCAATATTGAATCGTTGCTAGAACCTACAACCTCAGAAAAGTTCTACCAGTGAGTAAAtactttgttttataaaatctTTATGTAATCGCCATATCGTTTGAAGGCCTGAATCTATCGATAATGGAGATCAAACCGTGGCGATTCTTTGCTCCTCTGGCACAACAGGATTACCAAAAGCTGTCTGCATTTCAAATAGTAATCTCATAATGATTGATATGTAAGCTAACCAGTCTCTTAGTATCGCAATGTTctaaatcatttatttaaattccagGTTGACTACCAGTGAATCGATTATCTATTTGCCCAGTTCATTAGATTGGGTTACAGGTGTCTGGGGTTTTCTTCTTAGCACAGTCGCTGGTTGCACACGCATCATATCGAACAAGGCTTTTAGTCCCGAACACTTTGTAAATCTGGTTAAGACATACCAGATCAACTATGTTATATTGCCGCCCAGACATCTAGCCGCCTTAATCACTTGTCCGGATGCAACCCCGGAGGCACTTTCACCTATAAAAATGCTTAGTTATGGTGGCGGTTTAGTGAGCTTAACAACGCTGAAGAGAACGCAGGAGATCTGTAAGAATGCCGTGTTCAATTCAGCCTACGCCATGACCGAAGTTGGAGTTATAACGGGTAATGTGGGGATTATAAATAGCACTGCAGCTGGTAGACTTATGCCGGGTATTCAAATCCGCATCATCGATGAAGATGGCAAGAGACTTAAGCACAATCAGGTTGGTGAGATCTTCGTGCACACTGGACAAACCTGGAATGGTTACTACGACAATCCGGTGGAAACGGAGCGCATGCAGGACTCTGAAGGTTGGTTCCACACTGGCGACTTGGGATACTTTGATGACAAGAACTTCCTCTACATTGTGGATCGCAAGAAGGAGGTCTTAAAGTACCAAGGTCTCCACTATTGGCCCACAGAAATAGAGAATGTGATTTTAAACTTACCGGAGGTGCAGGACGTGTGTGTGGTAGGCATCTACGATGAAAGACAAGGAGATGCTGCAGGTGCTTTGGTTGTGAAGCGAAAGGGATGTGACATAAGTGAAAAGGCGATTATTGATCATGTGGCCAAGAGGTTGAATGGTCTGCAGAAACAACTATATGCTGGAGTTTGTTTTACGGATAAACTGCCCTCCAACCACAATGGTAAAATTCTAAGGAAAGCAGCCCGTGATGAATTTGtttccaaaaaaataaaagcagatATTGGCTAATCGTAATTTAAGAACTGCTAAATTagataagaaataaatataaatatatgcgaCCTTAAAGTTTTATGAagaaaatttttgttttgatactTATATCAGAGATAGAGccataattttcgacagcactttttataccctctacccattgcatagaaaagtatttaaattttgagctacaggaaatgtatgttgTGTGCAAAGGAGGAATAGCTGACCCCATAAGGTATAATCAGCGTCAAATGCCTAGATGATATAGCTaagtccgtctgtgtgtctgtccgtatagACACTTAGATCTCAGTGCCATAATTAATATTggtataccaattatagcctttttttaaatattgtggttattaatttggtatatttgaagaacaataccgcaatgttttgcttttattgacaATCTGTAACGAGTATCTTACAATCGAGCAGActctattatatatttcttactTGGTTTTAAATAgaacaaaaatttttaatcaaaaagaTTCCCATAGTTGTTTGAAAAGGTTgaaagaaatttatattatgtaaATTATAGTTGAC of Drosophila nasuta strain 15112-1781.00 chromosome 3, ASM2355853v1, whole genome shotgun sequence contains these proteins:
- the LOC132791150 gene encoding uncharacterized protein LOC132791150, with translation MAQFPTTYNKDNNTWSGMQRSLMYNQDISVGRIIFNIMRNWPKNVCQINDEDGVTLTNGEAITWAIRIAQHLKKKELNSKDVIGIMCTHSTYLMSLGIACLMNTTKFHAVNPIADKDTIQYAFGITKPKLIFCDGLHYEKLRSATQEWNPEIITLTGTIKDVPNIESLLEPTTTEKFYQPESIENGDQTVAILCSSGTTGLPKAVCISNSSLIMVDMLTTSESIIYVPSSLDWITGVWGFLLSTVAGCTRIISNKSFNPEHFVNLVQNYQINYVILPPRHLAALITCPVATPEALASIRMLSYGGGLVSLTTLKKTQEICKNAVFNSAYAMTEVGAITGNVGITNNTAAGRLLPGIQIRIVDEDGKRLGHDQVGEIFVHIGQTWNGYYDNPKETERMQDSEGWFHTGDLGYFDDKNFLYIVDRKKEVMKYQGLHYSPTEIENVILNLPEVQDVCVVGIYDERQGDAAGALVVKRKGCDISEKAIIDHVAKRLNGLQKQLNAGVRFTDKLPTNFNGKIPRKAARDEFVSKN
- the LOC132790736 gene encoding LOW QUALITY PROTEIN: uncharacterized protein LOC132790736 (The sequence of the model RefSeq protein was modified relative to this genomic sequence to represent the inferred CDS: deleted 1 base in 1 codon); translated protein: MAAFPTTYNKDNNTWSGMQRSLMYNQDMSVGRIIFNIMRNWPKNVCQINDEDGTTLTNGQAITWAIRIAQHLKNKGLNSQDVIGILGTNSTYLMPLGVACLMNTTKFHAVNPIADKDTIQYAFGITKPKLIFCDGLHYEKVRSATQEWNPEIITLTGNIKDVPNIESLLEPTTTEKFYQPESIDNGDQTVAILCSSGTTGLPKAVCISNSNLIMIDMLTTSESIIYLPSSLDWVTGVWGFLLSTVAGCTRIISNKSFSPEHFVNLVKTYQINYVILPPRHLAALITCADTTPEALSSIKMLSYGGGLVSLTTLKRTQEICKNAVFNSAYAMTEVGVITGNVGIINSTAAGRLMPGIQIRIIDEDGKRLKHNQVGEIFVHTGQTWNGYYDNPVETERMQDSEGWFHTGDLGYFDDKNFLYIVDRKKEVLKYQGLHYWPTEIENVILNLPEVQDVCVVGIYDERQGDAAGALVVKRKGCEISEKAIIDHVAKKLNGLQKQLYAGVRFTDKLPSNHNGKILRKAARDEFVSKK